In Prochlorococcus marinus CUG1415, the sequence GCTTTGAATCTTTACTTGCAAAATTTAGTCCTGACAAATCACTTAAGGTTACTCTTCAAACTGATATTGCCCCCGAATTAAAACTCAAAAAATCCAAAGGACTTAGTGTTGACATCTCAAAAACTAAGTTTGATCCTAAGTCAGTAGATGAAGCCCTAGAAAAATCTAGAAGTCAGTTTGCAAATATTATTCCAGTAACCAATAGAGCAGCCAAATTAGGGGATATTGCTGTAGTTAGTTTCAAAGGAAAATATAAAGATTCTGGTAAAGAGATTGATGGTGGGACAAGTGAATCAATGGATCTTGAGTTAGAAAAGAACAAAATGATTCCAGGTTTCGTTGAGGGAATCGTAAAGATGAAAATTGGCGATACTAAAACACTTAACCTTAAATTTCCTGAAGATTATTCTCATAAGGATTCAAGAGGCAAAGAGGCTATCTTTGAAGTAAATCTTAAGGATCTTAAGGAAAAAGAATTACCTGAACTTAATGACGATTTTGCAAAACAATCTGGCAACAAAGAATCATTAAAAGAGTTAAAGAAAGATATTGAAAAGCAACTTAAAGACAATTTTGAAAAAACTCAAAAAGATATCAAAATTGAAGCTTTATTAGATGCTTTAACAAACGAATTGGTTGCTGAAATTCCAAAATCTATGATTGATATAGAAGTAAGGAATAATATTGAACAAACCGCGCAAAGATTTGCTCAACAAGGTCTTGATGTGAAATCTACTTTCACTCCGGAATTAGTGAAGTCATTAGCAGAGTCAACAAGGCCTCAGGCTGAAAAAAATGTTCAAAGAAATTTAGCTCTAAAAGCATTAGCTGAAGAAGAAAACATAACAGTTGAAAAAGATGAAATTGATTTAAAAATGAAAGATTATGAAGATGCAATCTCTCAATCATCAAAACAAATAGATATTAAAAAATTAACAGAAGTAATAAGTAACGATTTAC encodes:
- the tig gene encoding trigger factor codes for the protein MAKEALIVKTTPLPQSRISFELEIPSETCKSCVNETISTISRSAKIPGFRLGKIPKQVLIQRIGITQLHASALEKIIDKSWQEALKIKSIEPLSEPELVDGFESLLAKFSPDKSLKVTLQTDIAPELKLKKSKGLSVDISKTKFDPKSVDEALEKSRSQFANIIPVTNRAAKLGDIAVVSFKGKYKDSGKEIDGGTSESMDLELEKNKMIPGFVEGIVKMKIGDTKTLNLKFPEDYSHKDSRGKEAIFEVNLKDLKEKELPELNDDFAKQSGNKESLKELKKDIEKQLKDNFEKTQKDIKIEALLDALTNELVAEIPKSMIDIEVRNNIEQTAQRFAQQGLDVKSTFTPELVKSLAESTRPQAEKNVQRNLALKALAEEENITVEKDEIDLKMKDYEDAISQSSKQIDIKKLTEVISNDLLKEKLIIWLEENSEVKEKTTKTSKATKTTKATKTATKTTKATKTTTKTTKATKTATKKTKTQNKKEKK